In one window of Sporomusaceae bacterium FL31 DNA:
- the queC gene encoding 7-cyano-7-deazaguanine synthase, producing the protein MKAVVLLSGGLDSTVCMAVAKSNDYEVFPLSFNYQQRHSVELESARKVAQYYQANRHLVIENNMGEFGGSALTDKSIEVPDGDLHRKDIPPTYVPARNLIFLSYALGYAEALGAERIFIGVNALDYSGYPDCRPEFINLFQQLADYSTKAAVQDKQRILIETPLIHLSKKDIVMLGKQLDAPLHLTHSCYRGGETACGTCDSCVLRLKGFAEAGIPDPITYLE; encoded by the coding sequence ATGAAGGCAGTAGTATTGCTTTCCGGCGGTCTTGACTCAACCGTGTGTATGGCAGTAGCAAAAAGCAACGATTATGAAGTCTTTCCATTGAGTTTTAATTATCAGCAGCGTCACAGTGTAGAATTAGAAAGTGCCCGTAAAGTAGCACAATATTATCAGGCTAACCGTCATTTAGTGATCGAGAATAATATGGGGGAATTTGGCGGAAGCGCGTTAACAGACAAGTCCATTGAAGTACCTGATGGCGATCTGCATCGCAAAGATATTCCTCCAACCTATGTGCCTGCACGTAACTTGATCTTTTTAAGTTATGCGCTTGGTTATGCCGAGGCACTTGGTGCTGAACGTATATTTATTGGCGTCAATGCGCTTGACTATTCAGGTTATCCTGATTGTCGCCCAGAATTCATCAATCTTTTTCAGCAGTTAGCAGATTATTCAACAAAAGCGGCTGTTCAGGATAAGCAGCGCATACTGATTGAAACACCGCTGATCCATCTATCTAAGAAAGATATTGTCATGTTAGGCAAACAGTTAGACGCCCCTCTTCATTTGACACATAGCTGTTACCGAGGCGGCGAGACAGCTTGCGGCACCTGTGACAGTTGTGTTCTTAGGTTGAAAGGATTTGCTGAAGCAGGTATCCCTGATCCTATTACTTATTTAGAATAA
- the porB gene encoding 2-oxoglutarate ferredoxin oxidoreductase subunit beta has protein sequence MANIEKYLRKTALPHIWCPGCGNGIVLASILRAVEKLDLDQKKTIIVSGIGCSSRASGYMNFNTIHTAHGRALTFATGIKFANPELNVIVVTGDGDSTAIGGNHFIHAARRNIDLTTIVFNNSIYGMTGGQSSPLTPQNSKSTTAPFGQIERSFDIPKLAIAAGATYVARGTAFHATLLTDLVVKAIQNKGFSVVDAITQCPIGFGRKNKMGTAEKMMQWQRDNAVFAQAAAKLSAEEMADKFIIGELYNSAAPEYTAEYEKLIARLQQKGGQA, from the coding sequence ATGGCAAATATCGAAAAGTATTTACGCAAAACCGCACTACCACATATCTGGTGTCCTGGTTGCGGTAATGGAATTGTCCTTGCATCTATCCTGCGCGCAGTAGAAAAACTTGACTTAGATCAAAAGAAAACAATTATTGTATCAGGTATTGGCTGTTCATCACGTGCATCAGGCTATATGAATTTTAATACAATCCATACCGCACATGGTCGAGCACTAACATTTGCGACAGGAATAAAATTCGCCAATCCTGAACTCAATGTTATCGTTGTTACTGGCGATGGAGACAGCACGGCAATTGGTGGTAACCATTTCATTCATGCTGCCCGGAGAAATATTGATTTAACTACGATTGTCTTCAATAATAGCATTTATGGTATGACCGGCGGACAATCTTCACCTTTAACTCCGCAAAATAGCAAATCAACAACAGCTCCATTTGGACAAATTGAGCGTTCGTTTGATATACCGAAATTGGCTATAGCAGCTGGAGCAACCTATGTTGCGCGTGGCACAGCTTTTCACGCTACATTACTTACCGATTTAGTCGTAAAAGCCATTCAAAATAAAGGTTTTTCAGTAGTTGATGCCATTACGCAATGTCCGATTGGCTTTGGACGTAAGAACAAAATGGGAACTGCCGAAAAAATGATGCAATGGCAGCGGGATAATGCTGTATTTGCTCAAGCAGCTGCAAAATTGTCAGCTGAAGAAATGGCAGACAAATTCATTATTGGCGAACTCTACAATTCAGCAGCACCGGAATATACTGCTGAATATGAAAAGTTAATTGCTCGTCTGCAACAAAAAGGAGGGCAAGCCTAA
- a CDS encoding 2-oxoglutarate ferredoxin oxidoreductase subunit gamma, with translation MWEISLSGTGGQGLILAGIILAEAAILDGKEAIQTQSYGPEARGGASKSDVIISESEIDYPKVLAADILLAMSQEACNKYVKRLKDGGKLLVDTTFVKELPSIQAEFLQLPITKAAREELGNAMFANIIALGAIVGATGIVTKESLLKAVLHRVPKGTESVNTKALELGFGMGKGEFQ, from the coding sequence ATGTGGGAGATTAGTTTGAGCGGTACTGGCGGGCAGGGCTTGATCTTAGCAGGTATCATTTTGGCTGAAGCAGCCATTCTTGATGGAAAAGAGGCTATTCAAACTCAATCATATGGTCCAGAAGCGCGCGGAGGAGCCAGTAAGTCCGATGTAATTATTAGCGAGAGTGAAATTGATTATCCTAAAGTTCTTGCAGCAGATATCTTATTAGCCATGAGTCAGGAAGCCTGCAATAAATATGTTAAGCGCTTAAAAGATGGCGGTAAATTGCTTGTTGATACAACTTTTGTTAAAGAATTACCTTCTATTCAGGCAGAGTTCCTACAATTACCGATTACTAAGGCTGCTCGTGAAGAACTTGGTAATGCAATGTTTGCTAATATCATTGCTCTTGGTGCAATCGTTGGGGCAACCGGAATAGTTACTAAAGAATCTTTACTCAAAGCGGTCCTACACCGGGTTCCAAAAGGTACAGAAAGTGTAAACACCAAAGCTTTAGAACTTGGCTTTGGTATGGGTAAAGGTGAGTTTCAATAA
- a CDS encoding UDP-glucose 4-epimerase, which produces MKVLVTGGAGFIGSHIVDKLIQESCQVFVLDNLSTGLPENIHKAAIFVEMDICNNHELLGFFRREQFDYVVHQAAQTTVPESIARPDYDCQVNILGSVNVLEACRKTAVKRIVAASTAAVYGNVSKIPVSENTPKSPTSFYGASKLAVEQYLALYSQIYGLEYVALRYANVYGERQGSNGEGGVISTFAQKIRSNQPIAIYGDGNQTRDFVYAGDVAAANYQALTTSNFNAAYNISTQTETSIHALITFMEQATSTVMRKYYTPPREGDIYRSSLSNSLASKFLKWKPSMTLLEGIIRTYRTIATN; this is translated from the coding sequence ATGAAGGTCTTGGTAACTGGAGGAGCCGGTTTTATCGGCTCTCATATTGTTGATAAGCTGATCCAAGAATCATGTCAGGTATTTGTTCTTGATAATTTAAGTACTGGTTTGCCTGAGAATATTCATAAAGCAGCAATTTTTGTAGAAATGGATATCTGTAATAATCATGAGTTATTAGGCTTTTTTAGAAGAGAGCAATTCGATTACGTAGTGCATCAAGCAGCCCAAACCACAGTCCCTGAATCAATTGCTAGGCCTGACTATGATTGTCAAGTTAATATCTTAGGCAGTGTTAATGTACTTGAAGCATGTCGCAAAACGGCTGTAAAAAGAATTGTAGCTGCATCCACTGCAGCAGTCTATGGCAATGTTTCCAAGATTCCCGTTTCAGAAAATACACCTAAAAGCCCAACATCTTTTTACGGTGCAAGTAAATTAGCTGTCGAACAGTATTTAGCCTTGTATAGTCAAATTTACGGTCTTGAATATGTGGCACTAAGGTATGCAAATGTTTATGGTGAACGTCAAGGGTCAAATGGAGAAGGTGGCGTTATTAGTACCTTTGCTCAAAAAATTCGGTCTAATCAGCCAATTGCAATTTATGGTGACGGCAATCAAACCCGAGACTTTGTTTATGCTGGTGATGTTGCAGCTGCCAACTATCAGGCTTTGACTACTTCTAATTTTAATGCAGCATACAATATTAGTACACAAACCGAAACAAGTATTCATGCACTTATTACTTTCATGGAGCAAGCAACAAGTACCGTCATGAGAAAGTATTATACGCCCCCCAGAGAAGGCGATATTTATCGTTCGTCATTATCAAATTCTCTGGCGTCGAAGTTTTTAAAGTGGAAACCATCTATGACACTACTTGAAGGAATAATAAGAACTTATCGGACAATTGCCACTAACTGA
- the arnT_3 gene encoding undecaprenyl phosphate-alpha-4-amino-4-deoxy-L-arabinose arabinosyl transferase yields the protein MNKKVGTGFWLIVIIAAFIVLLNLGAIPLLDPDEPVYAETPKEMLQFNDFISPRIYGDYWYDKPPLYYWLVVLSFKLFGVNEFAARFPSALLSILCALTVYCSGKQLFNERVGILGSLVLITSIEYIYLGKAAVTDMTLTFFLTTCLLSFIQKRYYLFYICAGLATLTKGPIGLLFPGGIVFFYFLLTKKIAEIKKMNLVTGIILTALSGLPWYFMMYNIHGHTFTETFLGFHNITRFTSPEHPELGVWYYFIPVLIIGFFPWTALLIQAVWNSLINSREKTKILLFVNIWVIFIFLFFTASRTKLISYILPLYPPLAIIVGWYIDHLWTGFPKQKHYISWALLTLVMTSLLVILMLWGIQAAPILQTTIVILSSLLGLQMLLVAYFLWNKQIGLAFGTKIVTMTIVSIILFTIIFPVLAPNFTSYHIAQTFKTHYDGKSEVYVAKFLRPGFSFYTGVYGSEITADKLAAVVNTEGRAYFILSQTEYTLLSEQDRSKLIILSNSADKLLLLRE from the coding sequence ATGAATAAAAAAGTAGGAACTGGTTTTTGGTTGATTGTAATCATCGCTGCTTTTATTGTATTGTTAAATTTAGGTGCAATTCCCTTGCTTGATCCTGATGAGCCAGTCTATGCCGAAACCCCAAAGGAAATGTTACAATTCAATGATTTTATCTCCCCACGAATTTATGGAGACTACTGGTACGATAAACCACCTTTATATTACTGGTTGGTTGTACTGTCCTTTAAATTATTCGGAGTTAACGAATTTGCTGCACGATTTCCTTCAGCCTTACTATCCATACTGTGCGCTCTAACAGTCTATTGTTCAGGTAAGCAGCTTTTTAATGAGCGTGTAGGCATATTAGGATCATTAGTACTGATCACCAGCATTGAATATATCTATTTGGGAAAAGCTGCCGTTACTGATATGACCTTAACGTTCTTTTTAACAACCTGTCTATTGTCTTTTATTCAGAAACGTTATTATTTATTTTATATCTGCGCTGGCTTGGCCACTCTAACCAAAGGCCCAATTGGCTTACTCTTTCCAGGTGGGATTGTATTCTTTTATTTTCTATTAACAAAAAAAATTGCTGAAATAAAAAAAATGAACCTTGTAACAGGAATTATTTTAACTGCGCTTTCTGGATTACCGTGGTATTTTATGATGTACAACATACACGGTCATACTTTTACTGAAACTTTCCTAGGCTTTCATAACATTACGCGATTTACATCACCAGAGCATCCAGAACTCGGTGTCTGGTATTATTTTATCCCAGTACTGATAATTGGTTTTTTCCCTTGGACTGCACTATTGATTCAGGCAGTCTGGAATTCTTTAATAAATAGCAGAGAAAAAACTAAGATATTATTATTTGTAAACATCTGGGTTATTTTTATTTTTTTATTTTTTACTGCTTCACGTACCAAATTAATTTCATACATTTTACCGCTCTACCCGCCGTTAGCAATCATAGTTGGCTGGTATATTGATCATTTATGGACAGGTTTTCCAAAACAAAAACATTATATTTCTTGGGCACTATTAACGCTCGTGATGACAAGCTTGCTTGTGATTTTAATGCTATGGGGGATTCAAGCAGCTCCCATTCTCCAAACTACTATTGTGATACTGTCATCTCTGCTAGGATTGCAAATGTTGCTTGTGGCTTATTTCTTATGGAATAAGCAAATCGGATTGGCTTTTGGAACCAAGATTGTAACTATGACTATTGTTTCTATAATATTATTTACTATAATTTTTCCAGTACTAGCGCCAAATTTCACTTCGTATCATATTGCTCAAACATTTAAAACACATTATGATGGAAAATCCGAAGTTTATGTTGCTAAGTTTCTTCGGCCAGGATTTAGCTTTTATACGGGTGTATATGGCAGCGAAATTACTGCTGACAAATTAGCTGCTGTTGTGAATACTGAGGGGAGAGCTTATTTTATCCTTAGTCAGACTGAGTATACACTCTTATCCGAACAGGATAGGAGTAAATTAATAATATTATCAAATTCAGCTGATAAGCTTTTACTTCTGCGAGAATAA
- the folE2 gene encoding GTP cyclohydrolase FolE2, with protein MKDVQNAVDERGIAIQKVGVSDVHLPFFIKTKNGSLQSVLANIKLTVDLPKEYKGTHMSRFIEILSEWSQKPVSSREMEQILTDTLTRLDAKSAFLKIKFKYFIEKTAPVSGLKSMLDLDCSFSAKLTQGYPLDFIMGVNIPFTSLCPCSKEISQYGAHNQRGLMRVKLKHEPNKFIWIEDLAKLMEAQGSCPVFPLLKREDEKYVTELAYENPKFVEDILRDLVLALRDLDDVKWFEIECENYESIHNHSAYASHVEFVER; from the coding sequence TTGAAAGATGTACAAAATGCAGTTGATGAACGAGGTATTGCGATTCAGAAGGTAGGGGTAAGTGATGTTCATTTGCCATTTTTTATTAAAACAAAAAATGGTTCATTGCAATCAGTGCTTGCCAATATTAAACTAACGGTAGATCTACCCAAAGAATATAAGGGTACTCATATGAGTCGATTTATTGAAATTTTAAGTGAGTGGAGCCAAAAACCTGTTTCTAGCCGTGAGATGGAACAAATACTGACTGATACGTTAACTCGGCTAGATGCAAAATCAGCTTTTTTAAAAATTAAATTTAAATATTTTATTGAAAAAACAGCCCCTGTGAGTGGCCTGAAAAGTATGCTTGATTTAGATTGCTCTTTCTCAGCAAAATTAACACAGGGATATCCCTTAGATTTTATTATGGGAGTTAATATTCCCTTTACTTCTCTATGTCCGTGCAGCAAAGAAATATCTCAGTATGGAGCACATAATCAACGTGGCCTTATGCGGGTAAAGCTTAAGCATGAACCCAATAAATTTATTTGGATTGAGGATCTGGCTAAGCTGATGGAAGCACAGGGAAGTTGCCCCGTCTTTCCACTGCTGAAGCGCGAAGACGAGAAATACGTAACAGAGTTAGCTTACGAAAACCCAAAATTTGTAGAGGATATTTTACGCGACTTGGTCTTGGCATTGCGTGATTTAGATGATGTTAAATGGTTTGAAATTGAGTGTGAGAATTATGAGTCAATCCATAATCATAGTGCATATGCCAGTCACGTAGAGTTTGTAGAAAGGTGA
- the mprF gene encoding phosphatidylglycerol lysyltransferase, with protein MPKFYQRLILLMLLVLVISGAVIYFTVDIHTFKHLNSFKPWSILLALIMLAIGLVLDGTRLMHLVRISDEMISLGEAVQVVFGNYFLALLTPGAAGGAVAQVMFLRRAGVPIGKATVFVVVRTLLSILFLLLCIPIVFYYDPGLLPWISEQTLFIASVVVVSSIVIAIWLFRTNIPNFLLVRLTKRLNYHRRRHIFSIYRDIRGAVFLLSSAPFSMLRVFIESAVSLLALYSVVPILFIGMGVEIDWQHVMGRMVFLNILLYFAPTPGGSGIAEGGFVLLFNDFLPSGTVGIAAVAWRIIAEYLPFMIGLYYTIKVFGRDFLNKQIN; from the coding sequence ATGCCTAAATTTTATCAACGATTAATTCTGTTGATGCTATTAGTTCTTGTTATTTCTGGAGCAGTCATTTATTTTACAGTAGATATCCATACTTTTAAACACTTAAATTCTTTTAAACCCTGGTCGATTTTACTTGCTCTAATCATGTTAGCTATTGGACTGGTTCTAGATGGCACTCGGCTGATGCATTTAGTAAGAATATCGGACGAGATGATTTCCCTAGGAGAAGCTGTCCAAGTTGTTTTTGGCAATTACTTTTTAGCGCTACTAACTCCCGGAGCGGCAGGTGGAGCAGTAGCGCAAGTCATGTTTTTAAGGCGTGCTGGTGTTCCTATAGGCAAAGCAACTGTGTTTGTAGTCGTGAGAACGCTTTTATCAATTTTGTTTCTCTTGTTGTGTATTCCCATTGTTTTTTATTATGATCCTGGATTGTTGCCATGGATTTCCGAGCAAACTTTGTTTATCGCATCTGTTGTAGTTGTGAGCAGCATTGTTATTGCAATCTGGTTATTTCGCACTAATATTCCTAATTTTCTGCTGGTAAGATTAACGAAGCGATTAAACTATCACCGAAGACGCCATATCTTTTCAATTTATCGTGATATTCGTGGTGCTGTGTTTTTATTATCCTCAGCTCCTTTTAGCATGTTAAGAGTGTTTATAGAGTCGGCTGTGAGTTTATTGGCATTATATAGCGTTGTCCCTATTTTATTTATTGGCATGGGCGTAGAAATTGATTGGCAGCACGTAATGGGCAGAATGGTTTTCTTAAATATTTTACTTTACTTTGCGCCTACTCCTGGTGGCTCAGGAATTGCTGAAGGTGGATTTGTTTTGCTGTTTAATGACTTTTTACCATCAGGAACTGTTGGCATTGCTGCAGTAGCCTGGCGAATTATTGCTGAATATTTACCCTTCATGATCGGTTTATATTATACGATAAAGGTATTTGGACGCGACTTTCTTAATAAGCAGATCAACTAG
- a CDS encoding SAM-dependent methyltransferase: MTYFNWKKFINNDCKQLTSWLEEHGFSETTTIVLKIVTLILRGEQQLDVMMTAALDSSPLEDVLSVDLTSIKPIDVPAPIIKLLGYWQHTLPREAVLLGNIYEKLALSHRGQANYYTPKQAIEFIVKNTVEECDIIANPWVKILDPACGCGYFLLHAYDILYKKLVQSREPLKLLFPDLDLTDQGIHAHILNHNLWGADIDKTAVAVASLSLALKYSYTPRLNVNIIVYDSLKRLDDLSITEKIRNVWNNHYDYVIGNPPYLSFGLRGTGRLEPQYREYLRNAYIDSAEYKLSYYVLFIQRGIEMLKETGKLGYIIPDSFLLGRYYSKIRRYIMDNTAVKIITHINANVFSSASTGYSIICILQKSTDIAIRSANMMKIYQVSSLEQLSNTDPVCEYEQNYFSTQPFHRFRIFFDLNLRSIVEKIELNSAALKAYASGHTGIRSLTRQSEIISLEKTGDNWHRGLISGSQVNRYEITYNGHVLHIHPDLLYKGGWKESIVKQRKILIRQTGDSIIAGIDAHGYYHLNNIHSFVLTSNAITLDYLLLILNSRLMAFYYHATSMEYGRPMAQTDIETLELLPIKINDEISCQAPGLAFTMADCVSKVTGGAGIDRQRMTSFDEYLNQLVYRIYNLTDEEINCIERYEMSLAKRSHRNRKSTH; the protein is encoded by the coding sequence TTGACTTACTTCAACTGGAAGAAGTTTATCAACAATGATTGCAAGCAATTGACATCCTGGCTAGAAGAGCATGGTTTCTCTGAGACAACGACAATTGTTCTTAAAATTGTTACACTGATTTTGCGTGGCGAGCAACAACTGGATGTAATGATGACAGCAGCACTGGATTCGTCACCCCTGGAAGATGTGCTCAGTGTTGATTTAACAAGTATTAAGCCAATTGATGTCCCTGCTCCGATCATCAAGCTCCTGGGCTATTGGCAGCATACACTTCCTCGTGAAGCTGTCCTTTTGGGAAATATCTATGAAAAATTAGCCTTAAGCCATCGTGGCCAAGCGAATTATTACACACCTAAGCAAGCAATCGAATTCATAGTGAAAAACACAGTAGAAGAATGCGATATCATCGCCAACCCATGGGTCAAGATACTTGACCCTGCTTGTGGTTGCGGTTACTTTTTATTACATGCCTACGATATACTCTATAAAAAATTGGTTCAATCCCGCGAGCCCCTGAAATTGTTGTTTCCTGATTTAGATTTAACAGATCAAGGCATTCATGCCCATATCCTAAACCACAACTTGTGGGGGGCGGATATTGATAAAACAGCTGTTGCAGTTGCATCACTCAGCCTTGCATTAAAATACAGCTATACGCCTCGTCTGAATGTCAATATCATCGTTTACGATAGCCTCAAACGTCTAGACGATCTCTCGATAACAGAAAAGATTCGTAATGTTTGGAATAATCATTATGACTATGTAATCGGAAACCCACCCTATTTGTCTTTTGGCTTGCGGGGTACCGGCAGACTAGAGCCCCAATACCGTGAATACTTACGTAATGCCTATATCGATTCGGCAGAATATAAATTGAGTTATTATGTACTATTCATCCAGCGTGGTATTGAAATGTTGAAAGAAACCGGGAAACTAGGATATATTATTCCTGACAGTTTCTTGCTCGGACGATATTATTCTAAAATCAGACGCTATATCATGGACAATACTGCCGTAAAAATCATTACTCATATCAACGCTAATGTTTTTAGCAGTGCTTCTACTGGCTACTCTATTATTTGCATTCTGCAAAAAAGCACGGATATTGCTATCCGTTCAGCAAATATGATGAAAATATATCAGGTATCCTCACTTGAACAGCTTAGCAACACCGATCCTGTTTGTGAATATGAGCAAAACTATTTTTCCACTCAGCCTTTTCACCGTTTTAGAATATTCTTTGATTTAAATCTTCGCTCTATTGTCGAAAAGATTGAATTGAACAGTGCAGCTTTGAAAGCATATGCCTCAGGGCATACTGGCATTAGATCATTAACCCGACAAAGTGAAATTATTTCTCTAGAGAAGACTGGGGATAATTGGCATAGGGGATTAATTTCTGGCAGCCAGGTGAATCGTTATGAGATTACCTATAACGGACACGTATTACATATACACCCCGATCTATTATATAAAGGTGGTTGGAAAGAAAGTATTGTCAAACAACGAAAAATTTTAATTAGACAAACAGGGGATAGTATTATTGCCGGTATCGATGCGCATGGCTATTATCATTTAAATAATATTCATAGTTTTGTTTTAACCAGTAATGCTATTACCCTGGATTATTTATTACTTATTTTAAACTCTCGTCTGATGGCTTTTTACTACCATGCAACTAGTATGGAATATGGCAGGCCAATGGCGCAGACCGATATAGAAACTTTGGAATTATTACCCATTAAAATCAATGATGAAATTAGCTGTCAAGCGCCCGGACTTGCCTTTACAATGGCTGACTGTGTTAGTAAGGTTACTGGGGGAGCTGGCATTGATAGACAAAGAATGACTTCATTTGATGAGTACTTAAACCAATTAGTTTATCGCATCTATAACTTAACTGATGAAGAAATTAATTGTATTGAACGCTATGAGATGAGTTTAGCAAAGCGATCCCATCGAAATCGAAAAAGTACCCACTAA
- a CDS encoding carbohydrate deacetylase: MRKLIINADDFGLHKTINSGIIKGFQGGIITSTSIMPTACDFDHAVNLALQNPHLGVGIHLTLVGETPVCSLKKVRSLITAQDQFFSKYPHFLWRFITQQIRLTEIKTEFSAQIEKVIQAGITLTHLDSHQHLHILPGIIDIVIELAKDYKIAAIRIPDEAYFFTGKFPFSYSRIIARNGLTLLARAARQKGREHGIQMPDHFFGMLAGGNLSEEYLLNIIKTLPSGTSEIMIHPGEDDGQLENQFCWNYNWQAELSAITSPHVTQSIQRNKVRLISFGEL, translated from the coding sequence ATGAGAAAACTGATCATAAATGCCGATGACTTTGGTTTGCATAAAACTATTAATAGTGGAATCATCAAAGGATTTCAGGGGGGTATCATAACGAGTACGTCTATTATGCCTACCGCCTGTGATTTTGATCATGCAGTCAATTTGGCACTTCAAAACCCCCATCTAGGAGTTGGGATTCATCTTACGCTAGTTGGTGAAACTCCAGTATGCTCTTTAAAAAAAGTTCGTTCATTAATAACTGCACAGGATCAATTCTTTTCTAAATATCCACATTTTTTGTGGCGTTTTATTACGCAGCAAATTAGACTTACTGAAATCAAGACTGAGTTTTCAGCTCAGATTGAAAAAGTTATTCAGGCAGGAATCACGCTTACCCATTTGGATAGCCATCAACATTTACACATATTACCTGGAATTATTGATATAGTAATAGAGCTGGCTAAAGATTATAAGATTGCTGCCATTCGAATTCCTGATGAAGCTTATTTTTTTACAGGAAAATTCCCATTTTCTTATAGCAGAATAATAGCCAGAAATGGTTTAACTTTGCTGGCTCGTGCGGCTAGACAAAAAGGGAGAGAACATGGGATACAAATGCCGGATCACTTTTTTGGGATGTTAGCAGGCGGCAATTTGTCAGAAGAATACCTGCTCAATATTATTAAAACCTTGCCAAGCGGTACATCGGAAATCATGATTCACCCTGGTGAAGATGATGGTCAACTAGAAAATCAATTCTGTTGGAATTATAACTGGCAAGCAGAGTTGTCAGCCATAACCAGCCCGCATGTAACTCAAAGTATTCAAAGAAATAAAGTACGGTTAATTTCGTTTGGAGAGTTGTAA
- a CDS encoding 2-oxoacid:acceptor oxidoreductase subunit delta, with translation MALIITHKYCKGCNICVAFCPKKVLDLDELGKVYVKEPEKCITCGQCELRCPDYVIKVTKDNRGDSK, from the coding sequence ATGGCGCTTATAATTACTCACAAATATTGCAAAGGCTGTAATATTTGCGTGGCTTTTTGTCCTAAAAAGGTTCTTGATCTTGACGAATTAGGCAAGGTATATGTCAAAGAGCCCGAAAAATGTATTACCTGTGGGCAATGCGAGTTACGCTGCCCGGACTATGTAATTAAAGTAACTAAGGACAACAGAGGTGACAGTAAATGA
- a CDS encoding 2-oxoglutarate ferredoxin oxidoreductase subunit alpha → MTKARLLQGNQACAEGAIAAGVRFFAGYPITPSTEIAEILAKELPLLGGKFIQMEDEIASMGAVCGAAMTGAKAITATSGPGFSLKQELIGYAAMAEIPVVVVNVQRAGPSTGLPTSPAQGDVMQSRWGTHGDRAVIVLSPGSVLESFHVTVSAVNFAEKYRTPVILLLDEVIGHMRERVELPEVSELEIIDRKKPTVTAEEYQAYKPDEDGVPPMASFGDGYYYHVTGLTHTYKGLPTQDAKIADELVRRLNTKIDNAIDDITLYTEHFLEDAEIVVVAYGGTARAAITAVKKAREQGIKVGLLKLITIWPFPGQMIKKITEQAHTIIVPEMNYGQLVGEVQRYAGMERVVPVNRIDGAFFDPDEILAPIIAAQGGSK, encoded by the coding sequence ATGACGAAAGCCCGTTTGTTGCAAGGTAATCAGGCCTGTGCCGAAGGTGCAATTGCTGCCGGAGTAAGATTTTTTGCCGGATATCCGATTACTCCTAGTACAGAAATAGCCGAAATACTTGCCAAAGAGCTACCGTTACTTGGCGGTAAATTTATTCAAATGGAAGATGAAATTGCAAGTATGGGAGCTGTATGTGGTGCTGCAATGACTGGTGCTAAAGCCATCACAGCAACCAGCGGCCCTGGTTTTTCATTAAAGCAGGAATTAATTGGCTATGCAGCTATGGCGGAAATTCCTGTAGTTGTTGTTAATGTTCAACGTGCTGGCCCTAGTACAGGCTTACCAACATCTCCAGCACAAGGTGATGTCATGCAGTCTAGATGGGGGACTCATGGTGACAGAGCTGTGATTGTATTATCACCAGGGTCTGTTCTTGAATCCTTCCATGTAACTGTATCTGCAGTTAATTTTGCTGAGAAATATCGTACTCCGGTTATTTTATTGTTAGATGAAGTTATTGGTCACATGCGCGAACGGGTTGAATTGCCTGAGGTTAGTGAGCTTGAAATCATTGATCGTAAAAAACCGACTGTAACTGCTGAAGAATACCAGGCATATAAACCGGATGAAGATGGTGTACCGCCGATGGCATCGTTTGGTGATGGCTATTACTATCATGTAACCGGCTTAACCCATACATATAAAGGACTGCCAACTCAGGATGCAAAAATTGCTGATGAGCTTGTTCGTCGTTTAAATACCAAAATCGATAATGCAATTGATGATATAACCTTATATACTGAACATTTCCTTGAAGATGCGGAGATTGTTGTTGTTGCTTATGGTGGAACAGCACGCGCAGCAATTACAGCTGTAAAAAAAGCCAGAGAACAAGGTATTAAAGTTGGCTTATTAAAACTTATTACAATTTGGCCATTCCCAGGACAGATGATTAAAAAAATTACCGAGCAAGCTCATACAATTATTGTTCCAGAAATGAATTATGGACAATTAGTAGGCGAAGTTCAACGCTATGCAGGAATGGAACGCGTTGTCCCAGTTAATCGCATTGATGGTGCATTCTTTGATCCTGATGAAATTTTAGCACCAATTATTGCTGCACAAGGAGGTAGCAAATAG